In the genome of Methylomagnum ishizawai, the window ACCAGCCATCCTTGACCTCGCGGACCAGTCGCAGCCGGGCTTCCTCTACGGAGTCCGCTGCCGCTAGGGCTTCCTCTTCGGCGATTTTTCGCTGGAGATCGCGCTTGCCGGGGAACGGGATGGTCTGGCTGACGCCGAACTCCAGCATGGTCATGTCCTCTTGGCGGAGGCTGAAACTTCGGGTCGGAACATTCAGAAGGTCCACGTTGAAGGTGGGATCGGGCATAGCCCCAGCCTGGGGCGGGACGGCGGCCAACGCCTGGGCACGGGCTTTGATCTCGGCGAGGCCGGGGTTCCCGGCCAGGGCCAGTTCGACCGCATGTTGAAGGGTGAGTTCGGGCTCGGCCGCTTGCGACACGGGCGGGAGGGCTGCCAAGCAAAGCAAGACCAGGGCTTGCCTCCAAGGCTTCCGGCGCGAACGCCGGGGATGGGCGGTAACAGACATAGGGAATCCTCTCGATGGAAAAACCGTGGACGCGCGCGGACGCGGACCCACACGGCGCCGTTTTTCAGGCGCGGTTCGGATCGAGGGGACGGGCTAGTTCAGGAGGGTGCAGAACCGGTAGATGAGCGGAATCCGCCTGCCGGAGGGCGGATCAAGACCCCAAGGGATACGCGCAGCCAGGCCCGCGCCCAGCCAGGCGTCGAAGACCAGGATGACGAATAGGGCAAGTATCGGCACATCTCCGTTCGGGGGGCTGGCCGGGAAGACAGGACTGGGTTGGGATTCGAGGCAGGGTTTGAGGGAGCAGGCTTGGAGCATCTTGGACGGTGCGTCCGAATGCCCCAGATGGCCGATCTGGTCCGGGCAGGTCTGCATCATATCCGGCATGGCCTGAGCCATGACCGGCATCGTGCAGGTGGCGGAAATCAGGAAAGCGAGCCACGCGAACAGCCCCGCCGCGAGCACGGCGTGCAGGTATGGGCGGTTTCTACGCAGACGCAATCGGGACAACATGGATTTTCCCTTAACACTACAGGACTCTCCTAGCTTCAAGACTACCACAAGGCCGGGATATATGGTGGTGAAAATCCGGAATTTGCGTCGGATCGGGAAAATTTTTTCAAAATCCCTTGACCTTGCCATGATGGGAAGTTGCAGCATGATGGTTCCCGAGCATTCGATCCAGGGAGCCGATTTCACATCCGACCGACCCTGCCGGCCCGGTTTCCAACCTGCTGGCGCTGAGGACGGCCCTGCACTGCCGGCTGCGCGATCGGTACGGAGTGTTCCCGCTCTTGATTCGCCAGGGCCAGTGTTCGCCAGCAAAAGGAACGACTTTCAAAACCGATGTCGTCCTGTGTGAAAGGCGATCCGGCGAATCAGGCAGGAATCGTCCCCGGCCCATACGCGGAAATAGGTCTTGATTCGTGAAGTATTCCGTCCAGAACAGCGCCGCCGGCCCCATCCATCATGGTGTGACAGGACGCCATGGCGTTACGGATGAGCCATGTCTTATTTTGCAAATTACTTCATATATGAAGTAATATATGCTTAATTTGGTTAAAAAGCATTGAATAAGATGACTTATGAGCGTGTATTTCAAAACAGACATAGAGATCGCGAAAATCCTGGGAGAACGCATCCGGAATTACCGGGTTTCGGAATCTGGTGCCTCGATGACCAGGGATGCGCTGGCCGCAAAAGCCGGCGTATCGTTGTCTTCTTTGGAGCGGCTTGAGGGGGGAGGCAATTCACGTCTTTTGACGTTGATTTCGGTGCTTCGGGAATTGGGTCTCTTGGATAATTTTTTGGAATTGGTCCCGGACATTTCAGAGCCAACGCCCATGGATTTGCTTGAACACAAAAAACCGAATCGTGTCCGGGCCTATGCTTCCAGGAAAAAAAGGGGGGATCATGAGTAAAGCCAATGTTGTCCTGGTCAAGCTTTGGGGCAAGCTGGTCGGAGTGGTCTCCGGGAACCGGCACCGGCCTGGCATATATTCGTTCCAGTACGACAGAAAGTTTTTAAGCTCAGATCCAGAGCTCAACCTTTCGCCAGCGTTGGGGAATGCCTTCCCGTTCAATGCGGCGCCCAAGTTCTTCCCGAGCCTGAACCCGGAAACCTTCCATGGCTTGCCTGGCTTAATCGCCGATGCCTTGCCGGATAAATTCGGTAACGCGCTGATCGATGCCTACATGG includes:
- a CDS encoding helix-turn-helix domain-containing protein — translated: MSVYFKTDIEIAKILGERIRNYRVSESGASMTRDALAAKAGVSLSSLERLEGGGNSRLLTLISVLRELGLLDNFLELVPDISEPTPMDLLEHKKPNRVRAYASRKKRGDHE